The Scophthalmus maximus strain ysfricsl-2021 chromosome 7, ASM2237912v1, whole genome shotgun sequence genome includes a window with the following:
- the LOC118315839 gene encoding parathyroid hormone-like, translating to MKAAAHQWPAPGGYKKGSRGVQSSSELMGAKHQRRLTHRQTEVLLRSSHRSLRSTMRHTDYQIVFISLCILHLSLCEGRPLRKRTVSEVQLMHNLGEHKQVQERRDWLQTMLRGIHTAADRGGSGGSSSSVEAGRPARRRHEDLPDLSPDEMEFALNFMEKLLKSQQS from the exons ATGAAGGCAGCAGCTCATCAATGGCCGGCGCCCGGCGGCTATAAAAAGGGAAGCCGGGGAGTCCAGAGCTCATCAGAACTGATGGGAGCTAAACACCAGAGGAGActgactcacagacagacagaagtttTACTGAGGAGCAGCCACAG GTCATTGAGGTCAACAATGCGACATACGGATTatcaaattgttttcatttcactctgtaTTCTACACCTCTCCCTGTGTGAAGGACGTCCCCTGAG AAAGCGGACGGTGAGCGAGGTCCAGCTCATGCACAACCTCGGGGAGCACAAGCAGGTGCAGGAGCGCCGCGACTGGCTGCAGACGATGCTGCGGGGCATCCACACCGCCGCGGACCGGGGCGgtagcggcggcagcagcagtagcGTGGAGGCGGGGCGGCCGGCGAGGAGGCGTCACGAGGACCTGCCCGACCTCAGTCCGGATGAGATGGAGTTCGCTCTGAACTTCATGGAAAAGCTCCTCAAGTCACAACAGTcatga